A single Ignavibacteriales bacterium DNA region contains:
- the glmS gene encoding glutamine--fructose-6-phosphate transaminase (isomerizing): MCGIVGYIGTKNSIPVIIGGLKRLEYRGYDSAGVGVLINGASKIVKNKGKVSLLEKKLEAEKIESSIGIGHTRWATHGEPNEVNAHPHTNQDGTLFLIHNGIIENYQTLKKQLRSQGYVFKSETDSEVIIHLIDSFLIKGNSFQKAVRMALSEVDGTYGLAIVYSKEPDKIIAARKGSPLVIGIGEKENYIASDVSALIAHTKNIVYVEDGEIVEVYADRFVAKTILDEDIEKEVIEVSMTLEEIDKGGHPTFMIKEIMEQPESVFNSMRGRLLLDEGTSKLGGLDTVVDRLAASKRIVISACGTSWHAGLVGEYMFEQFLRIPTEVEYASEFRYRNPIIQPDDTIIFISQSGETADTLAALREAKRKRALCLGICNVVGSSVARESDAGVYIHAGPEIGVASTKAFTGQLVVLALITLLIARKRDMSLADGKMIVEEFNTIPDKIRRILELNDQIERIANDFKNAKNFLYLGRGYNFPVALEGALKLKEISYIHAEGYPAAEMKHGPIALVDENMPVVFIAPKDSTYDKIVSNIEEIRARKGKIIAIANENDSEIDKLADYTVKIPETIRMLMPILTVIPLQLLAYHVAVKKGLNVDQPRNLAKSVTVE, encoded by the coding sequence ATGTGTGGAATTGTCGGGTATATAGGTACTAAAAACAGCATCCCCGTTATCATCGGGGGTCTGAAAAGGCTTGAATACCGTGGTTACGATTCAGCCGGTGTAGGTGTGCTGATCAATGGTGCTTCCAAAATAGTTAAAAACAAGGGTAAGGTTTCCCTTCTGGAGAAGAAACTCGAAGCGGAAAAAATTGAATCGTCAATAGGTATCGGACATACCAGATGGGCGACCCACGGTGAACCTAATGAGGTTAACGCTCATCCGCATACAAATCAGGATGGCACACTTTTTCTTATCCACAACGGCATTATTGAAAATTACCAGACTCTGAAAAAACAGCTTCGCTCACAGGGGTATGTTTTCAAGAGTGAAACTGATTCTGAGGTAATTATTCACCTCATCGACAGTTTCTTAATAAAAGGGAATTCCTTTCAAAAAGCTGTAAGAATGGCTCTTTCTGAAGTTGATGGAACTTACGGCCTGGCCATTGTGTACTCAAAGGAACCTGACAAGATAATCGCTGCCCGTAAAGGCTCACCGCTTGTAATTGGTATCGGGGAAAAAGAGAACTACATAGCATCGGACGTCTCTGCATTGATTGCCCATACAAAAAACATTGTTTACGTAGAAGATGGTGAAATAGTAGAAGTTTACGCTGACAGATTTGTCGCGAAAACGATCCTTGATGAGGATATTGAGAAAGAAGTCATCGAGGTAAGCATGACGCTGGAGGAGATTGATAAGGGAGGGCATCCTACGTTCATGATAAAAGAAATCATGGAGCAGCCGGAATCCGTTTTCAACTCAATGAGAGGCCGCCTGCTTTTAGATGAGGGAACCTCAAAACTCGGGGGACTGGATACGGTTGTTGACCGTTTAGCTGCCAGCAAGAGAATCGTTATTTCTGCCTGTGGTACCTCCTGGCATGCCGGTCTGGTAGGGGAGTATATGTTTGAACAGTTCCTGAGAATTCCGACCGAGGTTGAGTACGCATCTGAATTCCGGTACCGTAATCCGATAATACAGCCTGATGATACCATTATATTTATTTCACAGAGCGGAGAAACGGCTGACACGCTGGCCGCTCTCAGAGAGGCAAAAAGAAAACGGGCGCTATGTCTGGGTATCTGTAACGTCGTAGGCAGTTCTGTTGCCCGTGAAAGCGATGCGGGTGTTTATATCCACGCCGGACCGGAAATCGGTGTAGCCTCAACCAAAGCTTTTACCGGCCAATTGGTAGTACTTGCTCTGATTACTCTTTTAATCGCCCGTAAAAGAGACATGAGCCTGGCTGATGGAAAGATGATTGTTGAGGAGTTTAATACTATCCCTGACAAAATCCGCAGGATTCTTGAACTTAATGATCAGATTGAGCGGATTGCGAACGATTTCAAAAATGCGAAAAATTTCTTGTATTTGGGAAGAGGTTATAACTTTCCGGTGGCTTTAGAGGGGGCACTTAAACTTAAGGAAATCTCCTACATTCATGCTGAGGGATACCCTGCCGCAGAGATGAAACACGGTCCTATTGCTTTAGTTGATGAAAATATGCCTGTTGTCTTCATAGCACCTAAGGATTCTACCTATGACAAGATAGTCAGCAACATTGAAGAGATACGCGCAAGAAAAGGCAAGATAATTGCTATTGCAAATGAAAACGATTCCGAAATTGATAAATTAGCCGATTATACGGTTAAGATTCCGGAAACGATTCGGATGCTTATGCCTATTCTTACGGTGATTCCTCTTCAATTACTCGCGTATCATGTC
- a CDS encoding TetR/AcrR family transcriptional regulator, which produces MNDITNTLPEDTLSDTFNRILVYSESLFTQFGFTRVTMSEIAAGLSISKKTLYKHFKNKEEIIHAILSRTKRAIELHVDLLLENQHLPFLKKLHLLLEFLGKSSSRMKGPLIEELKQHFPSVYLEIKEFQRDRGLNKFTELIKEGVEKGVFRNDINTEIIVYIYISAVKELIDPSFLSTSSLSADQVYAHITSILFEGILTENSRKEFIAISHLNEEEQF; this is translated from the coding sequence ATGAATGACATTACCAATACCCTGCCAGAAGATACCCTTTCGGATACTTTTAACAGGATTCTTGTCTACTCCGAGTCACTATTCACTCAATTTGGATTCACGCGGGTCACTATGAGTGAGATCGCCGCCGGACTTTCAATCAGCAAGAAAACCCTTTACAAGCATTTCAAAAACAAGGAAGAAATAATCCACGCCATTTTAAGCAGGACAAAAAGAGCCATTGAATTGCACGTAGACCTTCTGCTTGAAAATCAGCATCTGCCTTTTCTAAAAAAACTCCATTTGCTGCTGGAATTTCTGGGTAAATCAAGTTCCCGGATGAAAGGCCCTCTGATTGAAGAACTGAAGCAGCACTTTCCCTCAGTGTATCTTGAGATCAAAGAGTTTCAGAGAGACAGAGGATTAAACAAATTCACTGAATTAATTAAGGAGGGAGTTGAGAAGGGTGTTTTCAGAAATGATATCAATACAGAAATTATCGTTTATATTTATATCAGTGCGGTAAAAGAACTGATTGATCCTTCATTTCTTTCCACATCTTCACTTTCAGCAGATCAGGTATATGCACATATAACCTCTATTCTCTTTGAAGGAATTCTCACTGAAAACTCCCGCAAAGAATTTATTGCAATTTCACACCTAAATGAAGAGGAACAATTTTGA
- a CDS encoding efflux RND transporter permease subunit, with amino-acid sequence MTITELSIKRPSLIIVIFLSLTLLGIFSYTQLKYELIPKVSPPVITVTTVYPGASPNEVENGVSKIIEDALSGMDKVSEIRSTSQEGLSFVVLELLNSADVDISLQDAIRKVGEVSFLLPEGAKSPTVSKIALDEIPVLRIGVTGNLPPKEFYTFIEDQIKPQLSKIPGVGQISIIGGEKREIKINLNQDKLRSLNIPSTLVAQIVRGGNLDFPTGTIKDDDLQFVVRIAGKFEAIEQIRRLPVASSRNGGTIYLEDIAEIEDGIEDLRNITRLNGKTMIGINVSKQTDANSVEVANLVKNQLLELETLYKNNNIKFKIAQDGSLFTIRAADAVKFDLGVAVVLVALVMLLFLHSIRNSLIILVAIPASLISTFIAMYAFDFSLNLMTLLGLSLVVGILVDDSIVVLENIYHHLENGEHKRTAALRGRNEIGFAALAITMVDIAVFLPLGLVSGIIGNIMRQFSLVVVFSTLMSLFVSFTITPMLASRFGKLERLTKDSLAGRIALWFENAFHSFTEKYINFLKWSLINKKKVILYTVIFFFASLSLIPLGFIGSEFLAVADRGQFAITVELPPGSKLHETNRVSDRIERMISGIPEVQSTYVTVGASNEGLIGFSNNNVSEINVTLTDKWSRNKSTQEVMNYIKSEIVKVPGIKVRINPIGLFGIADWTPIQMAISGTNVDSVQLAAEMIEDAVSAVPGTADVRLGSESGNPETRIVIDREKLNQFGLSIAEVGAAVRIALTGDDQSKFRDGNTEYTIRIRLDSYDRNSIEDLSVIHFINRKGQKIELGQFATIVRSTGPTKLQRQNRNSSVLLFSQAIGRPSGTISQEIESSIAGLNLPEGISVTFLGDVKHQKESFESLGLALLAAIVFTYLIMVALYDSFFYPFVVLFSVPLAIIGALLALAITNKALSIFSILGIIMLVGLVGKNAILLVDRTNAMREKGLPLYEAILDAGKMRLRPIMMTTLTMIFGMMPIALSASEGAEWKSGLAWALIGGLTSSLILTLVIVPIVYQLMDGFIEKLKVRIKKYTD; translated from the coding sequence ATGACAATTACTGAACTTTCAATTAAACGGCCATCCCTCATAATAGTGATATTTTTATCGCTGACTCTCCTTGGCATTTTCAGTTACACACAGCTTAAATACGAACTTATTCCAAAGGTCAGTCCTCCTGTAATAACCGTTACAACAGTTTATCCCGGTGCCTCGCCAAATGAAGTTGAAAATGGTGTTTCAAAAATTATTGAGGATGCCCTTTCCGGAATGGATAAAGTCTCAGAAATCCGTTCCACTTCTCAGGAAGGCCTTTCATTTGTTGTGTTGGAACTTCTTAACTCGGCTGATGTAGATATTTCACTTCAGGACGCAATAAGGAAGGTAGGAGAAGTTTCTTTTCTGCTTCCCGAGGGTGCCAAGAGCCCGACTGTCTCCAAAATTGCACTTGATGAAATACCCGTCCTGAGAATCGGAGTTACTGGTAATTTACCCCCGAAAGAGTTTTATACCTTTATTGAGGATCAGATAAAACCACAGCTATCCAAGATTCCGGGAGTTGGTCAGATTTCCATAATTGGCGGTGAAAAACGGGAAATTAAGATTAATCTCAATCAGGATAAACTTCGCTCACTGAATATTCCGTCAACCCTCGTTGCACAAATCGTTCGAGGCGGAAATCTTGACTTCCCTACCGGCACCATAAAAGATGATGATTTACAGTTTGTGGTAAGGATAGCCGGAAAGTTTGAGGCTATTGAGCAAATCAGGCGGCTTCCGGTAGCATCTTCCCGCAACGGCGGCACTATCTATCTTGAGGATATTGCTGAAATAGAAGACGGCATTGAAGATTTAAGAAACATTACCCGTCTTAATGGTAAAACCATGATTGGAATCAATGTTTCAAAACAGACTGATGCTAATTCAGTTGAAGTTGCTAATCTGGTAAAAAATCAACTGCTGGAACTTGAAACCCTCTATAAAAATAACAATATCAAATTTAAGATTGCACAGGACGGTTCACTCTTTACCATTCGTGCGGCAGATGCGGTTAAGTTTGATCTGGGCGTTGCCGTAGTATTAGTTGCATTAGTGATGCTGCTTTTTCTGCATAGCATAAGAAACTCGCTGATAATACTGGTTGCTATCCCCGCCTCTCTTATTTCAACATTTATTGCAATGTATGCCTTCGATTTCAGTCTAAATCTGATGACTCTCTTGGGGCTATCACTGGTTGTAGGAATACTTGTTGATGATTCCATAGTTGTACTTGAAAATATCTATCACCACCTTGAAAACGGAGAGCATAAAAGAACCGCAGCACTTCGAGGCAGAAATGAGATTGGATTTGCAGCACTTGCAATCACCATGGTTGATATAGCCGTTTTTCTGCCGCTGGGACTTGTAAGCGGTATTATTGGCAATATTATGAGGCAGTTTTCTCTTGTTGTCGTATTCTCCACACTGATGAGTCTGTTTGTATCTTTTACGATTACTCCTATGCTTGCCTCCCGGTTCGGAAAACTCGAAAGACTAACAAAAGATTCCCTTGCCGGCCGGATCGCACTCTGGTTTGAAAATGCATTTCACTCATTTACCGAAAAGTATATTAACTTTCTGAAGTGGAGTCTGATCAACAAAAAGAAGGTAATTCTGTATACTGTAATCTTCTTCTTTGCATCTTTATCACTCATTCCGCTGGGATTTATCGGCTCTGAGTTTCTTGCTGTTGCTGACCGCGGACAGTTTGCTATTACTGTTGAATTGCCTCCAGGGTCAAAACTTCATGAAACTAACCGTGTATCCGACCGTATTGAGAGAATGATTAGTGGAATCCCTGAGGTTCAGTCAACCTATGTTACGGTCGGAGCATCAAACGAAGGGCTTATCGGCTTTAGCAACAATAATGTATCAGAGATAAATGTAACACTTACTGATAAATGGAGCAGGAACAAAAGCACTCAGGAGGTGATGAATTACATTAAATCGGAAATAGTAAAAGTTCCCGGAATCAAAGTGCGAATTAACCCCATTGGGCTCTTTGGGATAGCAGACTGGACACCTATACAGATGGCAATAAGCGGTACCAATGTTGATTCGGTCCAGCTCGCCGCTGAAATGATAGAAGATGCTGTTTCTGCCGTACCGGGAACGGCTGATGTCAGATTAGGATCGGAGTCCGGTAATCCTGAAACCAGAATAGTTATTGACCGGGAGAAATTAAATCAGTTTGGACTTAGTATTGCTGAAGTTGGTGCCGCAGTCAGGATTGCATTAACTGGAGATGATCAGTCTAAATTCAGGGATGGCAATACTGAATATACAATCAGAATACGGCTGGACTCGTATGACAGAAATTCTATTGAAGATTTATCAGTAATTCATTTCATCAACAGAAAAGGACAAAAGATAGAGCTTGGACAATTTGCAACTATCGTAAGATCAACAGGACCAACAAAATTGCAGCGTCAAAACCGAAACAGTTCAGTTCTGCTTTTCTCACAGGCAATTGGCAGACCGAGCGGGACAATTTCCCAGGAAATTGAATCCTCTATTGCCGGACTCAATCTTCCTGAAGGTATAAGTGTCACTTTTCTGGGTGATGTCAAACATCAGAAGGAATCATTTGAAAGTCTTGGTCTGGCACTTCTGGCTGCTATTGTTTTCACTTATCTCATCATGGTCGCTCTCTATGACTCTTTCTTTTACCCGTTTGTTGTCCTCTTTTCAGTACCGCTCGCGATTATCGGAGCACTACTCGCCCTGGCAATTACCAATAAGGCCTTAAGTATTTTTTCAATACTTGGCATTATAATGCTGGTAGGACTTGTTGGTAAAAATGCTATTCTGCTTGTTGACCGCACAAATGCAATGAGAGAAAAAGGTCTGCCCCTTTATGAAGCAATATTAGACGCTGGGAAAATGCGGTTACGTCCTATTATGATGACAACGCTCACAATGATATTTGGCATGATGCCGATTGCGTTGTCTGCGTCTGAAGGTGCAGAATGGAAGTCTGGTCTGGCTTGGGCATTAATAGGCGGGTTAA
- a CDS encoding TolC family protein: MKLTLFPSVIFLLFFFINMPLSGQEVLPLTEQEAIETGLKNNKVLKSLYYKTVAAEAKYNEAGTYSLPSLKFQASYTRLSKIDPFKITVPMLGSFVLNPSLPDNYGMKVSLQQPLFTGFKISSGTDAAKYMNISAAAEYESEVRNTKLQIQTAYWNLRKAELMKKVMEEALVNLNSRVKDAENLFKQGMITKNDLLKIQVQQSDIRYRLIEITDAEIFANTYLSTILGLEKNPKIAPTDEISGIENIPLSADDLIEHAVTQRTDIKAHQFRIYAAREQITIAQSAWYPQLFLAGNYMYAKPNQRYFPAENKFQDSWDVSVVISYDIWNWLAPLYVTEQAEANLSTAEESMNAMKDGIKLEVIQSYLQIQQAVEKHKVAKLGLEQAEENLQLTESKFREGMSLSSDLIDAESYLIQAKVNYTNSIIDYKLSYARLMKAAGK; the protein is encoded by the coding sequence TTGAAACTAACTTTATTTCCTTCTGTAATTTTCCTCCTGTTCTTTTTTATAAACATGCCTCTTTCCGGTCAGGAAGTTCTCCCGCTTACTGAACAGGAAGCCATTGAAACAGGACTAAAGAATAATAAAGTTCTTAAGAGTCTTTATTATAAAACCGTTGCTGCTGAGGCAAAGTATAATGAAGCCGGAACCTATTCTCTTCCCTCTCTTAAATTTCAGGCCTCATACACAAGACTCAGTAAAATAGATCCCTTCAAGATTACCGTTCCCATGCTTGGCAGCTTTGTTCTTAATCCTTCACTGCCGGATAATTATGGGATGAAAGTCTCTCTGCAGCAGCCTTTGTTCACAGGATTTAAGATTTCAAGCGGCACAGACGCAGCAAAATATATGAATATTTCAGCAGCAGCAGAATATGAATCCGAGGTGAGAAATACTAAACTGCAGATTCAGACAGCTTACTGGAATCTCAGGAAAGCTGAACTGATGAAAAAAGTTATGGAAGAAGCGCTTGTTAATCTGAACTCCAGAGTAAAAGATGCTGAGAACTTGTTTAAGCAGGGAATGATAACAAAAAATGATCTGCTTAAAATTCAGGTACAGCAGTCGGATATACGTTACAGGCTGATTGAAATTACAGACGCAGAAATATTCGCAAATACCTATCTTTCTACAATACTCGGACTTGAAAAAAATCCAAAAATAGCTCCTACTGATGAAATCTCCGGAATTGAAAACATTCCTCTCAGTGCGGATGATCTGATTGAACACGCGGTTACCCAGAGAACTGATATCAAAGCACATCAGTTCAGAATATATGCCGCACGTGAGCAAATAACGATAGCACAATCTGCCTGGTATCCGCAACTATTTCTGGCAGGAAATTATATGTACGCGAAGCCAAATCAGCGCTACTTCCCTGCTGAAAACAAATTTCAGGATTCATGGGATGTAAGCGTGGTTATCAGTTATGATATATGGAACTGGCTTGCTCCGCTTTATGTAACAGAGCAGGCAGAAGCAAATCTGAGTACCGCAGAAGAATCCATGAATGCAATGAAAGACGGGATAAAGCTGGAAGTAATTCAATCCTATCTTCAGATTCAGCAGGCTGTAGAAAAGCACAAAGTAGCAAAACTTGGGCTTGAACAGGCAGAAGAAAATCTTCAGCTTACAGAATCAAAATTCCGTGAGGGAATGTCTTTGAGTTCGGATCTCATTGATGCTGAGTCATACCTGATTCAGGCAAAAGTAAATTATACAAATTCGATAATAGATTATAAACTTTCTTACGCACGTCTCATGAAAGCAGCAGGAAAGTAA
- a CDS encoding efflux RND transporter periplasmic adaptor subunit, with protein MKILKSKTGLLAIVLLLIAVLIALLFYNRTKTEEESGGWRADKYYVSVNKAVLKNVSEEVTLTGTTNAFSDVNLISETTGRVTSVFFNTGDYVSKGKLLAQVDDELRLAAYENAKAIYEKVKKDFDRAQNLLAANSVTESQFESAKTALTQAETNLIVTRRQYQDTKITAPVSGFVTLKNIDVGYTLQGPPAPSFIANIADISRLKIKVLVSEKLAVTIKKGDKAKIETDVFPEKQFNGTVLSVSVKGDEAHTYPAELLIQNDNNLMKAGMFARVTLKSGIMKESLIIPRKALLESKKNSGVFIVQEGKARFRKIVTGIETGTEIEVLSGINKGDLVVTSGQSLLKDGFAVEIVE; from the coding sequence ATGAAAATATTAAAAAGTAAAACCGGATTACTGGCTATTGTTCTTCTACTTATAGCGGTTCTCATCGCTCTGCTCTTTTATAACCGGACAAAAACTGAAGAGGAATCGGGAGGATGGAGAGCTGACAAATACTACGTCTCCGTCAATAAAGCGGTTCTAAAGAATGTTTCAGAGGAGGTTACTCTTACGGGCACTACAAATGCCTTCAGTGATGTGAACCTTATCTCCGAGACGACAGGTAGAGTGACTTCTGTTTTCTTTAATACAGGTGATTATGTATCCAAGGGAAAGCTACTCGCTCAGGTGGATGATGAACTGAGACTGGCAGCGTATGAGAATGCAAAAGCTATTTACGAAAAAGTAAAAAAGGACTTTGACCGGGCGCAAAATCTGCTTGCTGCAAATTCAGTTACAGAATCACAGTTTGAGTCCGCAAAAACAGCGCTTACTCAGGCAGAGACAAATCTTATCGTCACGAGAAGACAATACCAGGATACAAAAATAACAGCACCTGTTTCAGGATTTGTTACACTGAAAAACATTGATGTCGGATACACACTGCAGGGTCCGCCAGCACCATCATTCATAGCAAATATTGCAGACATCAGCAGGCTGAAAATTAAAGTACTCGTCTCCGAAAAACTTGCTGTTACGATAAAAAAAGGAGATAAAGCGAAAATTGAAACAGATGTCTTTCCTGAAAAGCAGTTTAACGGAACAGTTTTATCAGTAAGTGTAAAAGGAGATGAAGCGCATACCTATCCTGCAGAACTGCTGATACAAAATGATAACAATCTGATGAAAGCCGGAATGTTTGCCCGCGTTACTCTGAAATCCGGAATAATGAAGGAATCCCTAATAATACCACGTAAAGCACTTCTTGAAAGCAAAAAGAATTCAGGAGTTTTTATAGTTCAAGAAGGTAAAGCCCGCTTCAGAAAAATCGTAACAGGAATAGAAACCGGGACAGAAATCGAAGTTCTTTCAGGCATTAATAAAGGTGACCTTGTGGTTACATCAGGGCAGAGTCTTCTTAAAGATGGTTTTGCTGTTGAGATAGTCGAATAG